The Meriones unguiculatus strain TT.TT164.6M chromosome 19, Bangor_MerUng_6.1, whole genome shotgun sequence genomic interval AGGAGGGGACAGGCATGTCAATTAGTAGGGGAAAATCCAAATGTCAGAAATATGGGGGAGAGATGAAGCAAGCTAGAATGGATACAAACACAGGGAGCAGAGGCTTTTGGCTGGATAATTAAACTGCTGCGTAAATCAGCGTCCTTGCCTCCCTGTGACACACAAGCAATGGCTTGCAGTTAATTGTCAGCCGAGACCGGCCTGAAAGTCGTTTTATGATGACTCCCTGAGCCTGGTGTAAGAACACCTGACAGACTGAGCCCCCTCTAATGAGCACTCTCTTTGTACGATCCTCTTGCTGGAACACTAAATCATTTGCTTCCAAGTACAGCCGCCCGTGAAGAAGGGGTGGGGCTACCCCAtgcgttagaaacttgttcccaTGAAATGAGGGGCCATCCTTCGGGCTCTGTGACAGGAGCACATGGCCTCAGCCGTGATAAAAAGCGATTCGTATGCATAGTCACTTGTTCTAGTCCGCCAATGAATCCTCTCTTGTCCCTACCCCAGCATCTGCAGTCCTCAGCTCGGGACTGCTCATGGGAAGACCAGTGTGAGCATCTCAGTACTGTGAGCAGCTCAGTGCTGCTATCAGCCCCTTACCCTAACACCTAGACCAAGCATTCACAGGGACAGAATAGTTGGGGAGAAGGTCGCCTTGAGACCCAGTGAACCCTGAAAGCCAGGAGCCAGTCAGGAGCTCTTTCCTAGAGAGAGCAGCCACTTCTGCCTTCTCTAATTTAGCAGCTACTTCTATTCTCTCTGTATGTGGACTGATCCCTCACATATTTAGAAAAGGTCCTGCCTAGGGGCAGGAAGGAAAATGATAGGTACCtagttgatatttttttttcccaaaggcaTAGCAGATACGCCCCATACAGTGAACAAACCTGTGCTCTTCCAAGCCCCCTGTAACCTATCCCTTCTTTACCCCAACCTCTCTGGACCCCTCTGTCAGCATGTACTCTACCACTTCATGAGCTGCTGCAATTACCATCTTAGATTTTGCTTCCCGTAGCCTTTACTTTCTcataaacacaagcaaacaacaacaaacccgcTCAACCTTAGCAAAGGGTGAGATAGGATTCATTTTAAAGACTATTATCATGTGTCTCTTCCTCACTGTTCCTTGCTTTTATATGCTATggaataaatatatctttataatttattttaactcTTAACAAAAATGTGAAGTCACTCAGAGGAATGCCAGTACCTCCCCATCTTCCTGGCAAACTTCTAGGCAGAGGCCAGGGGGCTCTCTGTGACTATAGTCAGTGCTCTCTGACCCTTGCTTTTGTAAATTTATCAGTATTGTAGTCATAATCTAGAGTGTTTGGGATTGAGATTGGGATCATGCAAAAGAAAAGCTTTTCTTCAAGAGCACTTGAAACTGTGCTGAAATATATGGTATCATATACATCTCAACGTCTCTACTGATGAGCAGAGCTGGATTTCTGTTAGCTATGGGCATCCAGTTAGGGAGATCCTCCTAGGAAGTTGTGATGTCAAAGATGGACCTCTTGAAGACTGTTCCCAGATTATATGTGAGCCATATACAGCAGACAGCTATGAATAGGGACATGATCAGGTAAAAGAAAGCATGCTTTTCTATGCCTTCCAGAGGTAATGTGGATGGGAGGAAAATATATACTTAATCAAGAAATTCTGTTTCTTACTGTAAATTGTGTCTCTTATCATAAATGATGCTGCACAATAAACCTACAAGCGTCTgtgaaaagagacagagataatAAGTTTCTGGCTCTAAAGCTAGAACTATAGATCTGAGTAGTTGCTAGGATTTCTTCTGTTTTAAGAGTTGATAGAAAGTAAAGTATGCTGTTGGTATTTATTTGGTGCATTCTAAACAGAGGCAAAAATAAAGGATTCAGAGATAAGAGGTGCTTTCTTAAATTCATGCAACTCAGTGTTAATAGGCTCCCATTGTTAATTAGTGTTCAGACAATTACCTACCCTCTGCTTCCTACTACAGCAGGACAGGATGAGATAGATAAGACCTAAGCCCTTAGGCGTCCTAACTAAATAGGTGTGAGGGCATGGAGGGTGAAGAAAAGGAAGGCAGTTTAAAAGTAGGGCCAGTCAGATAACTGATAGCATTGTTTTGGTTGGCCTGGATGGCACAGGAACAACCAGTGTCACTGCTACAGGTGTGTTGAGTGGGTAGGGTTCCCAGGGAATAAAGAGATGGGCCGCAGGGACATGGACCTAGATGAGGAGCACAATCAGACCCACTTTTAGGGAAGGTTTCTTCGCTTAACAGAGAAACGACCTGGGAGAAGCCAGACTTAAAGCTTCAGGGGTCATTTGGTGAAAACTCTGCTGCCGTAACTGGGGACAGGTTGACAGAGAAGTTAGCTCAGGCAGTGACAGAAAGAAGATGTGTCAGAGAGTCTGGCCCACAGTGACCCACACATAGATGCAGGGAAAAGGTCTTTGGCTTTTTGTGAGAAAATAATTCCATGACTTGCTAAGGCTTCCATAGggtttcatttatgttttttttttttttttttttttccattagagCTTCTCAAACCTGAGATTCCTGGGCACATGTCAGCTTATCATTCTTATTTGTAGATTAAACTAAAATGAAGGTGTGAATGACATAGGCGCAGAAGCCCCAGCTTTCATTCATTACAGAACAGGGTCTACAAACTTGTCTCTGTTAGTGTGTCTCCCGTAACTACTTGATTCTGTATAAGTAAAGCAAGCTCATGGGCAACATATAAAGACTTAACTGTGTTCAAACAAAACTGCATTGCAGACACCAAAGTTTACATTTCAGGTGAGTttcacatgtaaaaaaaaatacattattttctttcttcatttcaaaACTGTAAAACTCTTTTCAACTCAGTGGCCACATGGAAGCAGGTTTATCTCATGTGTGGGTAGTAAATTGCTGACTGAGCATTGTATGAGAGAGCTGATAACAAGATTCTTGCTGCCAGAAGTTAATGATAGATGTACAATTCACAATTAACAAgtgttctttcttctgtctctctctctctctcctgtgttttATCTTCAGGCTCAGCGAGAAAGACGCTGCACTTTGAGATTTCCAAGGAAGGCAGTGACCTGTCAGTCGTGGAACGTGCAGAAGTCTGGCTCTTCCTGAAAGTTCCCAAGGCCAACAGGACCAGGACCAAAGTCACCATCCGTCTGTTTCAGCAGCAGAAGCATCCGCAGGGCAGCTTGGACATGGGGGATGAGGCCGAGGAAATGGGCTTAAAGGGGGAGAGGAGTGAACTGTTGTTATCAGAGAAAGTGGTCGATGCTCGGAAGAGTACCTGGCACATCTTTCCAGTGTCTAGCAGCATCCAGCGCCTGCTGGACCAGGGAAAGAGCTCCCTGGACGTGCGGATTGCTTGTGAGCAGTGCCAGGAGAGTGGTGCCAGCCTGGTGCTCCTgggcaaaaagaagaagaaggaagtggATGGAGATGGGAAGAAGAAGGATGGAGGTGACGGAggggtggaggaagaaaaggaacagtcACACAGACCTTTCCTCATGCTGCAGGCTCGGCAGTCGGAAGACCATCCTCACCGCAGGCGTAGGCGGGGCTTGGAGTGCGACGGCAAGGTCAACATCTGTTGTAAGAAACAGTTCTTTGTCAGCTTCAAGGACATTGGCTGGAATGACTGGATCATTGCTCCCTCTGGCTACCATGCTAACTATTGTGAGGGTGAGTGCCCGAGCCACATAGCAGGCACCTCTGGGTCCTCGCTCTCCTTTCACTCAACGGTCATCAACCACTACCGCATGAGGGGTCACAGCCCCTTTGCCAACCTTAAGTCATGTTGTGTGCCCACCAAGCTGAGACCCATGTCCATGCTGTATTATGATGATGGTCAAAACATCATCAAAAAGGACATTCAGAACATGATTGTGGAGGAGTGTGGCTGCTCCTAGAGATGCCAGGTCCCAGAGGAAACGGATCTAGAAAGTTCAGAGAAGACAGTGGCAAAATGAAGAAATATAAGGTTTCTGaattaaacaaaacaaccagaaaaatagaaataataataataataaaaaaacccacaaaaacaaaaaaactaaactgaaaacaaaacctaaTGAAACAGATGAAGGAAGATGTGGAAAATATTCTAAGCCAGGGCTCAGAAATGAAACGTTGAAGGAGacagggattgggaggaaaagagagaatggTGTACCCTTCATTTCTTCCAAAACCAAACTGATTGCATCGGCTTTGTCCAAACTGGGTATTgtcctctctcctgcctcttgTGGTTCCCTTGCGAGCCTGGAAGTCTACTTGTCTATTCTGCAGTAATGTGGGCTAGCACAACCCAAATAACGTCTAGAAAGCCATGAGTTTTAAAGGGCCAGTCCCACCCAGTTACCCAGGTCATAAGTATGTCTATGTGACACTATCTCTGTGTATTTCAGCACAcgcaaacagacacacacacacacacacacacacacacacagaggcatttccacacaccacatgcatacacatactgGTGAGAGAACAATTCTGTGAGGGTGGTCACACTTTCTTTTCTGTACCACTTTTGCcaccagacaaaaaaaaaaccaacataaaACATTTGAGAACAAGAATGGAAAGAGCAAAAGATCAAGGAATAAAGAATACCTAGTTACATTTCGTTAAGGTGCTTATGATCTTAGAACTATGCAACCTAATAGGTTTGAAACTGTTTACCTGAAAGAGGACAAAAAGAGAGACTTTTTTGTATTGGAAGTAAcctgattaatttttattttcttcaaggaGAGATACTTGAAAGGAACATGTTTGTCCATCTGTTGGATTCAAACATTTCTATAttttgtaaatgttgtttttttatCGTTTACTATTTGCACTACAATGGTGTTTGACCTGTCTAATCCTTATTTAACAAGTATTTtctttgggtgggggtggggggtggggtttcAGAGCTGCACTTCATGTGAGCTATAAAAGAACTGCTACAGCACACAAAAatagctatttttattattataattataattattattattattttgtaccTTAAAAATAGACACATACACCAAAGACATTTGTGTGAGCCTTTAAACAGTCTATCTGTGGTTGGTATCGTTCGCCATGAGTCAGGGGCAGAGATCTAAGGCTGAGTTAGGTGGGTGGTGTTCAGGCTTAAAAGACCTGAGAGGTTTGGGCTTTGACTCTTTTTACATCCATGAAACAGGACATTTCCTACTGGATGTACAGTAGTGTACACTGTTGGATTATCAAGTTCAAATTCATGAGACTACatgcttgtatgtgtatatatacatggcTTGTGCATATGCgtacctgtgtgtgtatatatacatgttctGTACCATGTCCATACACATTTTAAGCACTtcaggctgtcattttttttaatgttcttaaagCAATGAATGTTTGTGTGCAAAACACAGTATTTGTAAGAAGGATAAGTGATAGATTTTTCTTGCTTTTACTCTGTATTAGGTGGGTACATTTCAAATATTTGGATGGGAAAAAGCCTGAAAATCCTAGTGAGTATCCAGCCAGGCCCTCTTTAATTGTACAGGATGAAATCTCCCCTCTTCCTCAACCCTGCTCCCTACAAGCTATCCCCTGTGGGGAAAACAGGatgttaatgaaaaaaaatgggctgatttttttttcaacttctatttattatttattggaaTCAATCTTAAATCAGAaactttttcagaaaaaaatatttttaggctagaataaaagtttttttttgaaTAGTGTTGTTActacttaaataataaaataagcagGAAAGTATTTAAGACAGTGGGAGTTAAGGGAGAGAGCACTTAGGAGCCAGAGAGTAGGATAGTTGTACAAAtctctaatattttattttgcagCCAAAAATTCTTGATGTGCAAGTTTATATTTTCAAAGGCAAAACTGTAAAGATTGTCTTCTAAAGATCAAAATACACGCTTAAACCCAAGTTTCTAATTTAGTCCAGTGTTTTGCTTGTCTAAAACAGCtaataaattattcatttatgtatttaaaatacaGAGCCTTATTTTTACGGACTTGTTTGAAGTTTGAAaaactttataaaaatgaaaaaaactctaattgaaaaaaaaagctatattCCTCAGTACTTTATAAAGTATTGAAGCTTTTAGCATTAAGTCAGTCCATAGATTAAAGTCATTGTAGGAAAATGAGATGCCAATGAGAAATTAAATCTTACAAAAGCTGGTTTAACTCTTAAAAATAAACTAagtcaatatatattatatatatattaagtcaGTATACCTTCTCACATTAGGCTGTATGTAGGCAAACTACTTTAGTCTTGTTACTGGGCAAACATACTTACTGTGTTCCAGGGGCCCTCCCTGTCTTATGCAGGAAATGCATGTACTGCATAAGAAATGAATAATAATTAAGGTCTAGTGACCTTGGAGATCTTGCATGTGGGGACAGATGGCATGGTGAGGACAAATTGAGGGGAGGTAGATGTCCGGGTTCAACTTTGCCAattttttatggaaaaaaaaaaacaaaaaactttaggGCCCTCTGAACTGTTTCTTTGTTACTGGACCCAATGCTGGGACCTATAGAAATACTGTGTAAAGGTCTACTGTGCCATATTGAAGATGGCCTAGACAGTGGGAAGGGCAGGATTTATGAAACTACTAATACTAGTTCTCATCCGTCTGAGAGGAATCTGCAATCTTTTAAAGCCCTTTAAAGtttagatattctggaggtaAGCTCGGGTTTAATTAGTAACCACAGTAATTGAGTCTAGAAAGAAATGCGATTCCACAGGACAGTGTATTAATTGGAGATCGAGTGACTTGGCTGTCACATACCAATAAACTTCATCTAAGCTCATCAAATTTTTATGGCCTTGCAATAGAATTTAAATTGCTAACATCTTTAACAATATGAGATATTATTTTTGCTAGAGTTAGCAATCTAGGAAACACAAAGTCTTGTGAACAACTGGTCTTTTCACAGAGCTGTATAGTACAAACCAAAAAGCTTTTAATGCCTAACATCTTAGTTTCTTCATGGTGTGCTTTACCAAGTATTAGAGTGGCTCTACCTGGTCTCCCCACTTTCTCTAGGATAATTCTTAAGTACTTGCCCACATGAATTCTTGAAGTTCCGAAGAGCATCTGTGCTCAATATCTCTTTAAACATTAAATACTTGTAAGCTTAATTGAcatctccccccgcccccaataAAACAAATTCCAGCACAATGATTGGGACTTCCTTATCCTAGGAGACCAAACAATTCCAAGTTCGTTTAAGATTGATTCCACACTCCATTGTCAAGGAGAGGCCTTCCGTTTTCTGAAAAGGCAGAATAAGCAAAACAGTTTCACGTTTGCGGGACTGAACTCAAGAGGTGACTAAAAAGAGAATAAATATGCCTCAGATAAAGTAACATCCATTCAAATGGTTGTGGTCACTTGGAAAATATGATTTCCTTGGGTCTTTTGGCAATTTCTCTTTTCAATATAGAGAAAAAGGTAATCACCCCAAAACCCGCATAAGTGAGACTTGTAGATGTGGGCAGGAGGTTTGGGGATGGACattgtatgtttttaaattaaaccCCTTATCACTGAGAAGCTATTGGATGGGTCAGAGATAATGAATGCTTAGATGCTGTTCACATCTTCAAGAGCAGAAGCAAATCACATGTCTCAgctatattattatttatttttatgcgtAAAGTGAATCATTTCCTCTGTATTAATTTTCAATGGGTTTTACCCTCTATTTAAATGCTTTGAAAAAACAGTGCATTGACAATGGGttggtatttttctttaaaagaaaaatataattatgaAAGCCAAGATAATCTGAAACCTGTTTTGGTCTAAAACTTTTTATGTTATGTGgttgatgttgtttgtttgtttttatttttattttgtgggttCTTTTGCATACTACATGCATTTCTTTAACCAATGTCTGTTTGGCTAATGTAATTAAAGTTGTTAATTTATATGAGTGCATTTCAACTATGTCAATggtttcttaatatttattttgtagaaGTGCtggtaattttttatttacaataTGTTTAAAGAGATAACAGTTGGATATGTTTTCATGTGTTTATAGCagaagttatttatttctattCCATTCCAGCGGATATTCTGGTGTTTGCGAGGCATGCAGTCAATATTTTGTACAGTTAGTAGGCAGTATTCAGCAATGCCTGATAGCTTCTTTGGCCTTATGTTAAATAAAAAGACCTGTTTGggatgtattttttatttttgttatttgtctACTTGTTTTTCATGATCAACCTTCATACATATCATCACACATTTGCTAGGGggtaattttgtttctgttgtaatTTTCCGGAGATGAGAAATGGACTGAATATGAACGGAGTACCAATTATTGGGTGAGGCAAGTCAGTAGAGAAGTATTTATCAATATTTCTATAGCATAAGCTAACACTAAGCTGCAATATTTATCttgtatttattttgcttttttttcttctccaattGTAGTGTCACTTACAAGAGATACTCTTTACCTTTCTCCAcactcctttttctgttttctcttttcactgcAGTATGTGGATCCACTGAGGATATGGGGGTCAATTCAAGCCAGAAAACAATATGCATGCCAAAGAAACAAACTTCACTCTAGTACCAGAATGAACAATAGCAAGTTGTGACCAAATGAAAACTCAAGAATTAGTTTAGTAACTTAATTTTTCCTTCTATAGTTTTTACCTGGTATTGTATCCAACTTTGGGGGTGTTTGTCACCTCATTTTGGCTctagtttaatttaatttctgtttctgtgataaaacaccaggacACAAAACGACATATGGAATAAATGTGTTTATTGTAACTTACAAGTAGAGGGAAAAGTCCATCATTGTGAGGAGGGCAAGACAGGAACTTCCaacagctggtcacatcacatccggcagaaagaaatgaatgcatgTGTGCTCACTTAGCTTGTTTGTGCTCTGCTCGATTTCTCCACTCTTACACCATTCAGGACCTCCATGCCCCTGCCACACAGCATAGGGATTcacaaaacacatcaaaaatCTCAGTAACTTGTAAGTGAATTTCACTGCAAATTTTATATAGATATCATCTTAATCTAGAGGgaaaaacaaccctgaaatttaaaagaaatattggtAGTATgcaaactctctctctttctctctcctctgacacacacacacacacacacacacacaacctggaggagagaagagagtatACCCAACCCATCTTCACCGTGGCTTCAGCTTTTGTCAGGAAACAATTGCCAACACGGGATAGAATAGTGCCTACATTCCTTCTCCAGTTGAAAGAACTCTGGTATTTCTGCTTTCTTGAAGCTCTGAGTGTTCTCTTTGGCCATTAAAAGAAAGGGTGTTAGTTCCAGAGTCTCTATGACGCCCTCTCTAGTTTTCCTCAATTGTAATACAATTAGTGAATGAAGTAAGAAGAATAGTAAAAAAGAGACTTGTTTACCCACAAGCGAAGTGCCGCTGAGCAGTTTCAAGACTGTTTGAGAGTGAACAATTGCCTCACTTGATGATGTCTAATTTCATAAAAGCTTGTGTTCCAAAGAGTTTAGATTCATCAAGTACACACCAGAGGAATATTTTTCTTACAGAAGACATGGCAGCTAAGATCTAGAGGTGGTTGGGGAAATATTAGGCCGACTGACTGAGCACACATGATAAAGATCCAGCCCCTTTTTTTGGTCCCCTCAGGAAGAAGTCAGAGGAAGTGCCGGTCATTGTTCAGTTTCTgccagaaagaagcagaaaagccatCCTGGCCAGAGCTAATTTGCTGCTGTATTTCTTCCTGTCATGATGCTGGTCTGCCTGCATCATCATGATGTGGGGTACACAATGTTCTGACACAAACACCACAATGTAGCTACAAAGGCTCCCACGGAATCCGCCTTTTATTAATGAAGTTGTCTCAGCACAGTGGAGTGCCGGGCTAAGCTGTGTGAAAAGCTCTGCACTCATGGGATAGAAATGGTCATTAAGGCAAACCTCTTCcattgtgaaagaaagaaaaaaaaaagaaaggaaagaaaaagagagagagacaagctTTGCTAATGTATGCCAGAAGCAGGCAGGCCTAAGGCAGGGAATGACAAAGCACCCTGCTTCAAAGTATGTATTGTGCTAGAGCTGCTAGTCCTTTGAAGACAGGCATCAAACTCCTCTAAATGGAACCAGCGAGGATTCTGCCATTGATCTCCACAACAAATGTTTGTGTTTCATGGTCAATTTGTTTATCTCTCAAAGACTTTGAGTAATGCTGTCATTAAATAGGACAGTCCCTTGATGATAAAACTAATTTTCCATATGAGTAATCATATCTTAAACCTTGCAGAATAACCAACTTGCTATGATGGCTGGAGGCTACGGTGTACCTTTAGTAGCTGGCTAACATCATTCAAAGTGTTATGGGGCTCACACAATGCTTAAACACGAACGTCAAAACAACGCATGTGCACCAGTCTTTCCTGGATCGTGGAAGAGCGAGTGCCACCAGGAAGTCACGGACGGACAGGATGTTCATATTTGTCTTGCTAATGGAGATCTCTGGAATCGGTTTTATTTTGATAATTTGGTTCAGTATAAGTGAAGCCAGTCAAGTGGCAATGGGTAGTAGCAGGGAAGACTTGGTAACTACAAGCCAGGCATGGAAACAGTTCTCAGATGGAGGCAGCCAAGGAAGCCTATTGCCCACGGGTGAGGCTGTAACACACATCTACCCAAAACTCTTGACACTCTTCCAAATACTTCTAAGTCATGTACAAACGCTAGCTCTGCTCTTTCAAATATGAACCTTGACCACCACttgacagatgaggaaactgacaGAGACTCAAGCCACACAATATTAAATACACAGGATTGACAGAattaagggggggggggcagcacgGGCCTCATCCCTCTTGTTTTCTGCTCCCTCCCCAACAACTGCATGGCTGATGTTTCTCTTTTAGTGAGTTCACAGAACTCATTCTTGTTTACCTTCTGTGTTTACACACACTTTACATACTAACAAGTGCGACAGCCAACTACTTTTCGGGCTGCAGGTGCTGAGCAGCACTGTGGtgagaagacaggaaggaaaggaaacattTCTTTGCCATATCAGGTTGCACTGCAGTCTATGGGTTTAGCATACACAGCTACAGAAAGGGCTGAGTTTGGATCCATGGAGTGTATTTCATCTTTAGGATGTCAAAACCCAAAGCAGTTGGGCACAGGCTAAAcacatttttccagccccagaTCCCAGCTGCTTCCCCCTCTGAAACATATGATTACTACAATGACCTGCATAATAATTAGATACTAGTTCTTAATctactactgttttgttttttatttcccgGTACTTTTGTAAGAGTGGCAACAGCACTAAAATATTTCCTTTAGTTATTTGTCAAGGGATGGGTGGGGAGCAATTGTGAAAACTTCTCAAAAAAATTGACTAACCATTGCTTCAGAATCACATACATTacttttttaatatcatttttcccatttccttttctccttccgaTCCCTCCCATGTACCCATGCTTGAAattatggcctctttttctttggttgCTATTGTtgcacaaacaaacacatgtaacaataacaatatatatatatatatatatatatatatgcaacaataataaatgtttatatatgACTAAATATAT includes:
- the Inhba gene encoding inhibin beta A chain, with amino-acid sequence MPLLWLRGFLLASCWIIVRSSPTPGSEGHGATPDCPSCALATLPKDGPNSQPEMVEAVKKHILNMLHLKRRPDVTQPVPKAALLNAIRKLHVGKVGENGYVEIEDDIGRRAEMNELMEQTSEIITFAESGSARKTLHFEISKEGSDLSVVERAEVWLFLKVPKANRTRTKVTIRLFQQQKHPQGSLDMGDEAEEMGLKGERSELLLSEKVVDARKSTWHIFPVSSSIQRLLDQGKSSLDVRIACEQCQESGASLVLLGKKKKKEVDGDGKKKDGGDGGVEEEKEQSHRPFLMLQARQSEDHPHRRRRRGLECDGKVNICCKKQFFVSFKDIGWNDWIIAPSGYHANYCEGECPSHIAGTSGSSLSFHSTVINHYRMRGHSPFANLKSCCVPTKLRPMSMLYYDDGQNIIKKDIQNMIVEECGCS